The genomic region GTCGTCGACCTCAGGTTGGGGTCGTCGGCGAACAGGGCATCGTCGATCGAGTTCGCAGCGATTGCCGAACCAGCCCGCTGATGGATGACGAATGCCGTGCCCAGACCGGCCAGCACGGCGATCGTCACCACGATCACGACTGCCCGTCCGGTCAGCAGCAGTCCGCGACCGCCGGCGCTTCTGCCCTGTGTGCTGCCCACTGACCGAACTCCTCCGCTACTCGCATCCCCTGAACGGGACACCCTTCATTGCACAGCGTAAGGACTGGCGGCCGTGATGGCGGCAGACAGTGGCGGATGGGCCCGTCAGGGCCGATGTTTCACTCGGACGAGGACGTGGACGACAGTCCTTTCGAGATCAGATCCATGACGGAGGAGTCGGCCAGGGTGGTGACGTCCCCGACCTCGCGGTTCTCCGCAACGTCCCGCAGCAGGCGGCGCATGATCTTGCCGGACCGGGTCTTCGGGAGTTCGGCAACCACCATGATCTGCCGCGGTTTGGCGATCGGCCCGATCTCCTTGGCCACATGGTTGCGGAGCGCCTGGATGTGCTCCGCGGCGCCCGCTGCTGCCTCTGCCGCGTCGCCGCGCAGGATGACGAAGGCCACGATGCCCTGACCGGTGGTGGCATCGGTCGCTCCGACCACGGCGGCCTCGGCAACGGACGGATGCGAGACCAGCGCGGACTCGACCTCGGTGGTGGAGATCCGGTGACCGGAGATGTTCATGACGTCGTCGACGCGACCGAGCAGCCAGATCGCTCCGTCGTCGTCGTACTTGGCGCCGTCACCTGCGAAGTAGTAGCCCTGGCTCGCGAACCGGGACCAGTAGGTGTCCACGTACCGCTCGTCGTCACCGAAGATCGTCCGCAGCATCGACGGCCACGGCTTGTCGACGACCAGGTACCCGCCCTGCCCGTTGCCGACCGGCACGCCGTCGTCGTTGACGATGGTGGCGCTGATCCCCGGCAACGGTCGCATCGCGCTGCCCGGCTTGCAGTCGGTGACCCCGGGGAGGGGCGCGATCATCATGCCGCCGGTCTCCGTCTGCCACCAGGTGTCGACGATCGGACAGTTGCCGTGGCCGATGTTCTCCCGGTACCAGATCCAGGCCTCCGGGTTGATGGGCTCCCCGACACTGCCCAACACCCGCAGCGACTCCAGCGAGTACCCGGCGGGGATTTCGGCGCCCCACTTCATGAACGTGCGGATCGTGGTCGGCGCCGTGTAATAGATGGACACGCCGTACTTGTCGATGATCTCCCAGTGCCGGCCCTGGTGCGGGGAGTTCGGGGTGCCTTCGTAGACGACCTGGGTGGCGCCGTTGGCCAGCGGTCCGTAGACGATGTAGCTGTGCCCGGTGACCCAGCCGATGTCCGCCGTGCACCAGTAGACGTCCGTCTCCGGCTTGAGGTCGAAGACAGCGTGGTGGGTGAAGGCGGTCTGGGTCAGGTAGCCGCCGGAGGTGTGCAGGATGCCCTTGGGCTTCCCGGTGGTGCCGGAGGTGTAGAGGATGAAGAGCGGGTGCTCGGCATCGAACGCCTGCGCCTCGTGATCGGTCGACATGTCTGCGACCAGGTCGTGCCACCAGACGTCCTTGTCGGTGAACTCCACGTCGATCCCGGTGCGCTGCACCACGATCACGTGTTCGACCGTCGTGTCGGCGGCGGCGACGGCCTCGTCGACCGCGGCCTTCAGCGGCAGCGCCCCGCCGCGCCGGAACTGCCCGTCGGCGGTGATCACCGCCTTGCAGCCAGCATCAGCGATGCGCGAACGCAGCGCCTCAGCGGAGAACCCGCCGAAGACGACGGAATGGGTCAGCCCGAGCCTGGCGCAGGCCAGCAGGGAGAAGATGGCCTCGGGGATCATCGGCAGGTAGACGGCCACCCGGTCGCCGGCCTCCAGGCCCAGTGAGGTGAGACCGTTCGCGGCCCGGCACACCTCGTCCTTGAGTTGGGCATAGGTGATCGAGCGGCTGTCGCCCGGCTCGCCCTCCCAGTGGATCGCGACCCGATCGCCGTTGCCGGCCTGGACGTGCCGGTCCACGCAGTTGACGGCGACGTTGAGCTTGCCGCCGACGAACCACTTCGCGTGTGGGGCATCCGACCAGTCCAGGACGCGGTCGAACGGAGTCTCCCAGTCGAGTCGGTCGGCCTGCTCGGCCCAGTACGCCTCCGGATCCGCCGCTGCCCGGTCGTAGGCCTCGGCCGTGACGTTCGCGGAGGCGGCGAGGGCGGCGGGAGGGGGGAAGGTCCGCGTCTCGGTCGACAAGTTGTCCAAGGTCCGGCTGTCGTCGGCCATTTCCCGCTCCTGAGGCACACGTCGATGGGCTGGGGAAGTTCGACGGTAGCCGTCCGGTGCGACGCCCGCCACGCTGGGGCGTTCCGTGGGTGTGCGCCAGGGCTACGGGCCCGCTCCCTGAACGGGCCCGGCGCCACGGGTCCGACGGGGCTGAACTGCGGGATACCGTGCTGGGGTGGACTGGGACGACGTGCTCGCAGCCGTCGAGGGCGATCCGGAGGTGATCCGGGCGACCGCAGAGGCCCGTGAGTCGCTGGCAGATCTGCATCGTCATCCCGCCAATCGCCGGGGATGGGCACGCTCGGCCGCGGCCGGGTCGATCCGAGCGGCGCGCGCTTCAGCCGCCATCGAAGGGGTTCCGGCCGACGAGTTCCCCGAGGCGGAGGTGCGAGATCCGATCCTGGCCGGAGCGCTGCGGGCCACCGCCGAGGTGGCAGCTGCGGTTCCGGTCTGGGAGCGGTCCCCGCTGCAGGCTCTTGCCCGGCTCCACTCCGTCATCGCCGGCGGCCTGCAACCGACAGAGACCCTCGGTCGGCCCGTGCGGGCGGCCGACCGGCTCGCCGCACTGGCCGGACGGTCCCTCGCCGGACGGCGGCCTGGCCCCGTGCTGGTCGCGATGATCCACCTGGAGTTGTTGTCCGCGCAGGCATTCGAGGCGGGGAACGGGGTGCTGGCGAGGGTCGTCACCCGCGTCGCAGGGATCGCAGGCGGCCTGGATCCGCACGGTCTCGGGGTGCCGGAGGTGGCCTTCTGGCGTGCCGGCGCGCGGTATCGCGCGGCCGGCGAGCGACTGTCGGCGGCGTGCGAATCCGGCGATCGGGACGCGGTGGACGCCGTGGTCCGGACCTGGTTGGTCGATCACAGCGCCTGGTTGACCGACGGCGCACGCGAGGGTCGATCGATCGCCGACGTACTCGCCGATGCTCCGGGGTGACGCTCGCCAGGTCTGGCTGTCGTCGAGCGGACCAGAGGTCGGGCAGTGCTGCGGTGGGAGACCTGCCGAGTCCGTCGATCGGGCAGCGAAGCGCGGGAAGACAAAAGGTTGCGTGCCGAACGGGTGAATTTGTATCCAGCCAGAGTTGTCGCTCCGTGGTGCATCGATTGCGGTGAGGAGTCGGCTGAGGGACAACGGGCAGGCCGCGCGATCGGCCTCCCGAGCACGTGCCACTCAGCAGGTCTGGTCTCTCGTGCTCCGGTCGGGGATTGGCCCCGAGTGCGTCGAACAACCGGGCGATTGCCCACGGAATCTCAGGCCTGAGTTCGGGTCAGCGGGTGGCCGGACGGCACCCCGGGGATCTCGGGAGTGCCAGCGGGTTCCGTGGAGGGCGGACGCGCGACCGGAGCAACTCGGCCAAGGCTGGGAGAGGGGTGGACGACGCCCGGCCCGAGCGGGGCCGGACGTCGTCCTCCGAGAGATCGTCGGTGATCAGGCTGCACCGAATTCACACCGTCACTGCTGGTCGTCAGGTTTTTCCCGACAGGCCGACGGTGGCACACCTTCCGCGGCGTAGGCGGTGAGTGGGTACCGGGATCGCTCGAGGCAACTCCGTCACGGGGCGGGCCGGGGTTTCTCTTCCACACCGCCGCTGGCCGATCCGGGGCTTCCTGATCACAGTCATACTCCCGCTGCGGGACGTTGGCAACAGTTCGGCGCAGGGTGGTCGGATCGGGCGGACGGGGGGTGCTGGGAGCGGACAGATGGTGCCGTCGCGACGGCCGCGGCGCAGCCCGTCGGCGCGGTGGATCACGGGTGCGCGGCGATGGAGTGGAGGCGGCTCGAGGGATCGAGCTCAGCATGCTGGGGTGCCTCCGCACTTCGATGGCATCCGGTGCACGGGATGATGCGGAATTCCCCAACGGGTGAATTCCGCGGTGACGGAGCGCATCGGAGAGCGGAAATGTGTCCGGCAGGCCGGTGAGCCTGACAATCAGGTGATGACGGCCGTGGGGTACGCGGCTACAGTGATGTCAGTCGGTTCCACCCCCCCCGGAACCGGCGACCCGGTTCAGTTCAACCCCCCGGAACTGAACCCCGCGGCCCCCGCCTACCCCCCCTGGCGGGGGCCGCCCCTTTACTCGGTCGGCAGGCTCCCAACGCGAGCCCCCCCAAGTTGTCCACAGAGCCCCGCCCTGTCCACACGAGCGTGGTCACCCTCGCCGTCGGTCCCTGCGATGACGTCTGCTGATGGTTCGCACACAGACCACGCCGTCGGCTCCCCCCGGCGCGTGGCAGGGGAGGCACGAGATGGTCCGACGGATGGCGGTCAGCAGTACCAGCGACCCCGGCACACGACGGGATCCCGGCGGCACCGAAGTACTGCTGATCGGCGCCGATGCCGAGACGATTGCTGCGCTGCGGCGGATCTGCGCCGCGACCGGTACCGGGATCGTCGTCGTGACGGAGCCGCCCAGCAGGACGCTCTGGCGATCGGCAGGACACGTCGTGCTGGACCTGGCGCAGGCGCAAGATGTTGTCATGCAGCAGTTCCCGCGCAGGGAAGGCGTCACCGTCGTGTGTCCGACCGAGCCGACCGCTGCGGCACTGGGGTGGTGTGTCCGGCTCGGCGCCGAGGCCACCGTCACCCGCGACGACCTGGACGCGGCACTGACGGAGCGCCTGGGGAGCGGCGTCACCTCGATCGGAACGGGCAGGGTGATCGCCGTCGTCGGGGCCTGTGGCGGTGCGGGTGCCTCGGTGTTCGCCGCGGCTCTCGCGGTCGCGTCCGGCCGGGAAGCGCGCTCCACGGTGCTCGTCGACTGTGATCGGTGGGGCGCCGGCCTCGATGTGGTGATGGGGTTGGAGGGGGCATCGGGAGTGCGCTGGCCTGATCTTGCAGCGCCGAGCGGGCGGCTGGCCCCCGATGCGCTGCACCGCGCACTGCCCGCCGGCGCCCGCGCGCACGGTCGCGTCCCGGTCCTCACCTTCGATCGGGACCGCCTGCACGACGTTCCGGTCGAGGTCGCCGACGTCGTCGTGAGCTCGTTGCGATCCGGTGGCGACACGGTGGTCGTCGACGTCCCGAGGATCCCTTCGGATGCGGGTGATCGCGTGCTCGAACTCGCCGATCTCGTCGTCCTGCTGACGCCCGCCGATGTCCGGGGATGTTGTGCCGCCCAACGTCAGACGGAGAAACTGCGAGGTGCCGGAGGTCCGATCGGACTCGTCGTCCGCGGTCCGTCCCCTGGCGGTCTCGGCGGCGACGACCTGGCATCGGTGCTGGGGTTGCCGTTGATCGGCACGTTGCGCCCGCAGTCCCGCATCACCCGCGATCTGGAAGCCGGACGGACGCCGGGGGCCGACCCGCGGTCGCCGTTCGGACGCGTCTGTCGAGCCGTGCTCGCCGAGGCCGACGGGCTCCGAGGATGACGGTCACCGATGGATTGCCCCCTGGCCTGGTGGAGCGGGTACAGCACCGGCTCGCCGAGGATCGGCTGGAGCCCAGTCCGCAGGCGCTGGCTCGCGCGGTGCGCGCCGAGGGCGGGCGCGTCGTCAGCGATCAGGAGCTGGTGCGGTGGCTGCAGCTCCTGGAGGGGGAGTTCGTCGGGGCAGGACCGCTCGCGCCCCTGCTGGAGGAGGCGGACGTGACGGACATCGTCGTCAACGGCTGCCAGGACGTCCGGGTCGATCGGGGAAACGGCTGGGAACCGACCGGTCTGTCCTTCCCCGACGACGAATCCGTCCAGCGCCTGGCCCGCCGACTCGCAACGGCTGCCGGGCGACGGTTGGACGACGCGCATCCTTTCGTGGACGCCCGGCTCGTCGATGGAACCCGGCTGCACGCGGTGCTGCCGGCGTTGTCGGTGGGCGGAACCTGTCTCTCGTTGCGGGTGCTGCGACCGGCGACCCACGACCTGGACGCATTGGCCGGACGTGGTGCGCTGCCCGGGATCACCGAGACCGTGCTCCGGCGGCTGGTGGCCGCACGGGTCGCCTTCCTGGTCTCGGGCGGGACGGGCTGCGGCAAGACAACTCTGCTCGCCGCATTGCTGGCACTCGTGGATCCAGGCGAACGGATCGTGACCGTCGAGGACGCCGAGGAACTGCGTCCACCCCATCCGCACCTGATCCGGTTGGTCGCCCGCCCGGCCAACGTCGAAGGTGCAGGGGGAATCGAGCTGCGTGAGCTGGTCCGGCAAGCGCTGCGGATGCGGCCGGACCGGATCGTGATCGGCGAGGTGCGGGGGGCCGAGGTAATCGACTTGTTGGGTGCCCTCAACACCGGTCACGACGGAGGGGCTGGAACGGTCCACGCGAACCGGGTGGCAGAGGTCCCGGCGCGGATCGAGGCGCTCGCCGCCATCGGCGGGATGCCGCGGGATGCCGTGCACGCGCAGCTGATCGGGGCGTTCCGGGTGGTGGTGCACCTGACCAGGGACGCGGGCGGACGCCGGGTCAGCGAGATCGGCATCGTCCGACGACAGGACGACGGCCGGGTGGTGTGCCTGCCCGCGGTCGTCGGCGGCCGCGCGGTCGAGCCCGGCCACACGATGCTGGAGGCGGTCCTCACCGACGGCGCCTCTGGTGCACGTGCATGCTGACCGACCGGCTCGGGGTGTCTGTCGTCGTGTTGCTGCTGGCGCTCGCGGTGGCGGTCTGGCCGGTCGTGGCGCTACCTGCTGGTGCGCGCTGGCCGGGATCGGGGGCGCAGCGTCCGACAGCTCGGCGGAACCCCGCGGCCGCCTGGTCCGTCGGCGGATGTGCGGCGGGTGCGGCGGTGGCCGGAATCGGGTTCGGTTGGCCGATCGGGGTGGCTCTCGCTCTCGTCATGGGCACCCTCCTGCTGCTGTCGGCAACGGCTCTGCGGCAACGACGCGAGCGCTCCGAGCGCGCCGAGCTGGGGGTGGTGCTGGGGGTGCTCGGGCGCGAGCTGCGCGCGG from Nakamurella sp. A5-74 harbors:
- a CDS encoding oxidoreductase codes for the protein MDWDDVLAAVEGDPEVIRATAEARESLADLHRHPANRRGWARSAAAGSIRAARASAAIEGVPADEFPEAEVRDPILAGALRATAEVAAAVPVWERSPLQALARLHSVIAGGLQPTETLGRPVRAADRLAALAGRSLAGRRPGPVLVAMIHLELLSAQAFEAGNGVLARVVTRVAGIAGGLDPHGLGVPEVAFWRAGARYRAAGERLSAACESGDRDAVDAVVRTWLVDHSAWLTDGAREGRSIADVLADAPG
- the acs gene encoding acetate--CoA ligase, producing the protein MADDSRTLDNLSTETRTFPPPAALAASANVTAEAYDRAAADPEAYWAEQADRLDWETPFDRVLDWSDAPHAKWFVGGKLNVAVNCVDRHVQAGNGDRVAIHWEGEPGDSRSITYAQLKDEVCRAANGLTSLGLEAGDRVAVYLPMIPEAIFSLLACARLGLTHSVVFGGFSAEALRSRIADAGCKAVITADGQFRRGGALPLKAAVDEAVAAADTTVEHVIVVQRTGIDVEFTDKDVWWHDLVADMSTDHEAQAFDAEHPLFILYTSGTTGKPKGILHTSGGYLTQTAFTHHAVFDLKPETDVYWCTADIGWVTGHSYIVYGPLANGATQVVYEGTPNSPHQGRHWEIIDKYGVSIYYTAPTTIRTFMKWGAEIPAGYSLESLRVLGSVGEPINPEAWIWYRENIGHGNCPIVDTWWQTETGGMMIAPLPGVTDCKPGSAMRPLPGISATIVNDDGVPVGNGQGGYLVVDKPWPSMLRTIFGDDERYVDTYWSRFASQGYYFAGDGAKYDDDGAIWLLGRVDDVMNISGHRISTTEVESALVSHPSVAEAAVVGATDATTGQGIVAFVILRGDAAEAAAGAAEHIQALRNHVAKEIGPIAKPRQIMVVAELPKTRSGKIMRRLLRDVAENREVGDVTTLADSSVMDLISKGLSSTSSSE
- the ssd gene encoding septum site-determining protein Ssd → MAVSSTSDPGTRRDPGGTEVLLIGADAETIAALRRICAATGTGIVVVTEPPSRTLWRSAGHVVLDLAQAQDVVMQQFPRREGVTVVCPTEPTAAALGWCVRLGAEATVTRDDLDAALTERLGSGVTSIGTGRVIAVVGACGGAGASVFAAALAVASGREARSTVLVDCDRWGAGLDVVMGLEGASGVRWPDLAAPSGRLAPDALHRALPAGARAHGRVPVLTFDRDRLHDVPVEVADVVVSSLRSGGDTVVVDVPRIPSDAGDRVLELADLVVLLTPADVRGCCAAQRQTEKLRGAGGPIGLVVRGPSPGGLGGDDLASVLGLPLIGTLRPQSRITRDLEAGRTPGADPRSPFGRVCRAVLAEADGLRG
- a CDS encoding TadA family conjugal transfer-associated ATPase produces the protein MTVTDGLPPGLVERVQHRLAEDRLEPSPQALARAVRAEGGRVVSDQELVRWLQLLEGEFVGAGPLAPLLEEADVTDIVVNGCQDVRVDRGNGWEPTGLSFPDDESVQRLARRLATAAGRRLDDAHPFVDARLVDGTRLHAVLPALSVGGTCLSLRVLRPATHDLDALAGRGALPGITETVLRRLVAARVAFLVSGGTGCGKTTLLAALLALVDPGERIVTVEDAEELRPPHPHLIRLVARPANVEGAGGIELRELVRQALRMRPDRIVIGEVRGAEVIDLLGALNTGHDGGAGTVHANRVAEVPARIEALAAIGGMPRDAVHAQLIGAFRVVVHLTRDAGGRRVSEIGIVRRQDDGRVVCLPAVVGGRAVEPGHTMLEAVLTDGASGARAC